The Arthrobacter sp. OAP107 DNA segment GCGGTGCCCGGATCGCTGTTCCCGCAGCGGCCGGCCAACCCTTCCGTGGTCACGCAGTACATCAAGGACCACCCGGATTACGGCAAGCTGCTGGATTCGCTGCAGTTGTACGACGTCTACTCCTCGGCCTGGTTCTCGGCCATCTACATCCTTCTGTTCATCTCCCTGATCGGCTGCGTGGTGCCCCGCGCCATCGCCCACTACAAGGCCATGCGTTCGCAGCCGCCGCGCACCCCGAAGCGGCTGTCCCGCCTGCCCGAATACGGCACCCTGGTGGTGCCCGCGGACGCCGGCATCTCGGCGTCGGACGCTATTGAGGACGCTGCGGCGCTGCTGAAGAAACGCGGGTACCGCGTTGAGGTAAGGCACGACGACGGCGCGCGGCCGTCTTTGGGTGCCGAACGCGGCTTCCTGAAGGAAGTGGGAAACCTTGTCTTCCACACGTCGCTGATCGGCGTGCTGGTGTCCGTGGCCATCGGCGGCCTGTTCGGGTACAGCGGCCAGCGGATCCTGGTGGAGGGCGACACGTTCGTGAACACCCTCGTGGGCTACGACCAGTTCAACCCCGGCACCAACTTCCAGAGCAGCCAGCTGCAGCCCTACTCGATCCAGCTGGACAAGTTCCAGGCCACCTTCGACCGTGAATCCCAGGGCAAGTACGGCCAGCCCATCGACTTCACGGCGGACGTCACCACCAGGGAAAACCCCGGGGCGCCGGCCAAGAAGGAAGTCCTCAAGGTCAACGACCCCGTCAACCTCGGCGGCACCAGCATCTACCTGACGGGCAACGGCTACGCCCCGGTGGTCACGGTCCGCGACGGGAAAGGCAACATTGCCATGCAGGGTCCTGTGGTGGCCAAACTGCAGGGGCAGAACTACTACTCCTCCGTCGTGATCAAGGTGCCCGACGCGAAGCCCGACCAGCTGGGGTTCGTCGGCTTCTTCCTGCCCACGGCGCTGGTAACCGACAAGGGCATCTCCTTCAGCGGCGACCCTGACCTCATCAACCCGCAGCTGAGCCTGAACTCCTTCTACGGCGATCTCGGCCTGGACAAGGGCACTCCGCAGAATGTCTTTGAGCTCGACGTGAAGAACCTCAAGGAACTCAACAGCCGGAACCTCAAAGCGGGCGGCATCACGCTCGCGCCGGGCAACACCTACACGCTGCCCGAGGGCAAGGGCTCCATCACGTTCGACGGCGTGAAGAAGTACGTGGGTGTGGACATCCACCACAACCCCGGGCAGCTCTCCGCACTGATCTTCGCGCTGCTGGCGGTGGCCGGGCTGATCGTCTCGCTGTACGTGAACCGGCGCCGCGTCTGGGTCCGCACAGGCACCCACGAAGACGGCCGGACCATGGTGGAGTACGGCCTCCTGGCCCGCGGCGAGGACCACCGCCTGGCCGGCGAGGCGGCCACGCTGCGCGGCCTCCTGCTCCGCAAGTGGGAGCTCGACGCCGACAACCCCGAAACAGCACCTTCCAACTCCTCACCAGCAGGCTCGCCCGAGCCGAAGAAGGACCAGTAATGTTTCCCATCAACGAGACCATGGGCCAGTACAGCGAGCTCTTCATGCTGCTTGCCGCCGGCACCTACACCATCGCCTTCATCGCGTTCGCGTGGGACCTGGCCAGGAGCAGCAAGGCCCTGAAGTCGATTGACCTCAAGGCCGCAGCCGCAGACACGTCCGCGGGTACGTCCGCCAAGGTTCCGGTGGGCGCCGGCGCATCGGTGGGGTCCGCCTCGCCGCGGACCGCGGGCAGCGGTGACGACCGCCTGGCCGGACCGGCAGACCGTGCAGAGCGGCCGTCGTCGTACTCCTCCGGCACCGCGGACGGCGCCGCCGGCCAGACCGCGGACGACAGCATGCGCTACGGCGAACGCCGTGCACCGGCACGCGTCGCCGTGGCACTGACCGTACTGGGCGCGGCGATCCACGCCGCCGCCGTGCTGACCCGCGCGGTGGGCGCCGGCCGTGTGCCGTGGGGCAACATGTACGAGTTCCTCACCACCGGCGCGTTCCTGGTGGCGGCTGTGTTCCTCGTTGCGCTGGTCCGCCGCGACCTGCGCTTCCTCGGCACGTTCGTGGTGGGCCTGGTGATCATCATGCTGGTGGCCGCGTCCGTGGCGTTCTGGACGCCCGTCGGCCACCTGGTGCCCGCGCTGCAGAGCTACTGGCTGATCATCCACGTCTCCATCGCGGTCCTGTCCTCGGCGCTGTTCACGCTGACGTTCGCCATGTCCGCGCTGCAGCTGGTGCAGTCGCACCGGCAGAAGACCATTGCGGCCGGCGGTGCGGACAAGCTGGGGTTCATGCGCCTGGTGCCGTCCGCGCTGAGCCTGGAGAACCTGTCCTACCGGATCAACGCGATCGCCTTCATCGGCTGGACCTTCACCCTCATGTTCGGTGCGATCTGGGCGGAGAAGGCCTGGGGCCGGTTCTGGGGCTGGGACACCAAGGAAGTGTGGACCTTCGTCATCTGGGTGGTCTACGCCGGCTACCTGCACGCCCGCGCCACGCGCGGCTGGACGGGAACCCGCGCGGCCTGGCTGTCGATCGTGGGCTACCTGTGCGTGGTCTTCAACTTCACCATCGTTAACCAGTTCTTCAACGGCCTGCACTCGTACTCGGGGCTGTAGGGGTTCCGGGGGCTTCACTCGGGCGCCTGCCGATTTACCCAAAAGGGCCGTTCAGCTTGCTTGCTGGGCGGCCTTTTTCGTGGCAGGGGCTGGCCAGATCGA contains these protein-coding regions:
- a CDS encoding cytochrome c biogenesis protein ResB, with translation MSERVKSTEKTPAEDAPQPGSAQHDAAAPEARKANDAMKAAKSGAALPSLGFVGMLRWAWTQLTSMRTALFLLLLLAVAAVPGSLFPQRPANPSVVTQYIKDHPDYGKLLDSLQLYDVYSSAWFSAIYILLFISLIGCVVPRAIAHYKAMRSQPPRTPKRLSRLPEYGTLVVPADAGISASDAIEDAAALLKKRGYRVEVRHDDGARPSLGAERGFLKEVGNLVFHTSLIGVLVSVAIGGLFGYSGQRILVEGDTFVNTLVGYDQFNPGTNFQSSQLQPYSIQLDKFQATFDRESQGKYGQPIDFTADVTTRENPGAPAKKEVLKVNDPVNLGGTSIYLTGNGYAPVVTVRDGKGNIAMQGPVVAKLQGQNYYSSVVIKVPDAKPDQLGFVGFFLPTALVTDKGISFSGDPDLINPQLSLNSFYGDLGLDKGTPQNVFELDVKNLKELNSRNLKAGGITLAPGNTYTLPEGKGSITFDGVKKYVGVDIHHNPGQLSALIFALLAVAGLIVSLYVNRRRVWVRTGTHEDGRTMVEYGLLARGEDHRLAGEAATLRGLLLRKWELDADNPETAPSNSSPAGSPEPKKDQ
- the ccsB gene encoding c-type cytochrome biogenesis protein CcsB — protein: MFPINETMGQYSELFMLLAAGTYTIAFIAFAWDLARSSKALKSIDLKAAAADTSAGTSAKVPVGAGASVGSASPRTAGSGDDRLAGPADRAERPSSYSSGTADGAAGQTADDSMRYGERRAPARVAVALTVLGAAIHAAAVLTRAVGAGRVPWGNMYEFLTTGAFLVAAVFLVALVRRDLRFLGTFVVGLVIIMLVAASVAFWTPVGHLVPALQSYWLIIHVSIAVLSSALFTLTFAMSALQLVQSHRQKTIAAGGADKLGFMRLVPSALSLENLSYRINAIAFIGWTFTLMFGAIWAEKAWGRFWGWDTKEVWTFVIWVVYAGYLHARATRGWTGTRAAWLSIVGYLCVVFNFTIVNQFFNGLHSYSGL